A region of Paraburkholderia largidicola DNA encodes the following proteins:
- a CDS encoding NAD-dependent succinate-semialdehyde dehydrogenase: MSMQNLRAPSLFRDQCYLNGGWDNADSGETFPVVNPATGDVIAHVPRMGAAETRRAIEHAKAAWPAWRSLTAKTRAAILRSWYDLILENQDDLALILTTEQGKPLGEAKGEIQYAASFIEWFGEEAKRAYGDVIPTVANDRRIVVVKEPIGVCAAITPWNFPAAMITRKAGPALAAGCPIIVKPAEATPLTALALAVLAERAGVPPGVFQVITGVPQQIGSEMTANPGVRKLSFTGSTRVGSALMAQCSPTIKKVSLELGGNAPFIVFDDADLDEAVAGAIASKYRNAGQTCVCTNRFYVHSKVYDEFVEKLADAVAKLKVGLGTQCGITQGPLINEDAVQKVESHISDAVSRGGRIVTGGKRHALGHGFFEPTVIADVTQEMKVAREETFGPVAPVFRFRNDEEVVHFANDTEFGLAAYFYSRDIGRIWRVAESLEYGMVGINTGLISNEVAPFGGIKQSGLGREGAYYGLDEYLETKYLCIGGI, translated from the coding sequence ATGAGCATGCAAAACCTTCGCGCACCGTCGTTGTTTCGCGACCAGTGCTATTTGAATGGAGGATGGGATAACGCCGATAGCGGCGAGACATTCCCTGTCGTGAACCCCGCTACGGGCGACGTCATTGCGCACGTGCCACGCATGGGGGCGGCAGAGACGCGTCGAGCAATCGAACATGCCAAGGCCGCTTGGCCCGCGTGGCGTAGCCTGACTGCGAAGACGCGCGCGGCAATTCTGCGGTCTTGGTATGACCTGATACTCGAAAATCAGGATGATCTCGCCTTGATACTCACCACTGAGCAGGGCAAACCGTTGGGCGAGGCAAAGGGCGAAATCCAGTACGCTGCTTCGTTTATTGAGTGGTTTGGAGAAGAGGCAAAACGCGCCTATGGCGATGTGATTCCCACAGTTGCCAATGACCGGCGTATCGTGGTCGTCAAGGAACCCATCGGAGTCTGTGCAGCGATTACACCTTGGAACTTTCCCGCGGCGATGATCACCCGCAAAGCTGGTCCAGCGCTCGCAGCGGGTTGCCCGATAATCGTCAAGCCCGCAGAAGCGACACCGCTCACCGCTTTGGCGCTCGCTGTACTTGCCGAGCGCGCGGGTGTGCCTCCCGGCGTCTTCCAGGTGATTACAGGCGTGCCGCAACAGATCGGCAGCGAAATGACAGCCAATCCGGGTGTTCGCAAGCTCTCTTTTACTGGATCCACTCGGGTGGGTTCGGCGCTGATGGCCCAGTGTTCACCCACCATCAAGAAGGTCTCACTCGAATTGGGTGGGAACGCTCCGTTTATCGTGTTCGATGATGCGGACCTCGACGAAGCGGTGGCCGGTGCAATCGCATCAAAGTATCGCAATGCGGGCCAGACATGCGTATGCACGAATCGCTTCTACGTCCACAGCAAGGTCTACGACGAGTTTGTCGAGAAACTCGCGGACGCAGTCGCGAAGTTGAAAGTGGGGTTGGGTACGCAGTGCGGCATCACACAAGGTCCACTCATAAATGAAGATGCGGTGCAAAAAGTGGAGTCTCACATCAGCGACGCTGTATCACGTGGTGGTCGGATCGTGACGGGTGGGAAGCGCCATGCGCTCGGCCACGGATTCTTCGAGCCGACTGTCATTGCAGATGTGACGCAAGAGATGAAAGTCGCCCGCGAGGAAACATTTGGTCCTGTCGCACCCGTGTTCCGCTTTCGTAACGACGAAGAAGTGGTGCATTTCGCAAACGATACGGAGTTCGGCCTGGCGGCGTACTTCTACAGCCGGGACATCGGCCGCATCTGGCGCGTAGCGGAATCTCTGGAATATGGCATGGTCGGCATTAATACCGGATTGATATCCAATGAGGTAGCGCCGTTTGGTGGCATCAAGCAGTCCGGCTTGGGCAGGGAAGGCGCGTATTATGGGCTGGACG
- a CDS encoding methyl-accepting chemotaxis protein: MTLNQKLSSMIAVLWIGLVLIAVAGMWQYHASLIKDRRDQLIGLVQEGASVVKHYFALAQQNVMSEEEAKKRTLEALSILRYGKDGYLAVNDSRPVMLMHPFAPDLVGKDQSGFADPNGKHIFQDLVKVSGQEGGGFVNYVWYRPGGARDTPVEKTSYAWRFAPWDMIIVTGMYMDDVNAEFVSALIDWTIVTGALGFIASVVMFVVVRSVRRGLGGDLEVAIEAANRISRGDLTVKVSLDGNKNGSLMHALATMQSGLTDAVSRISAGAENINIGANEIAAGNMDLSQRTEQQAAALVETASSMDQMTANVRSNADSAAQAAKLAGQAADVATRGSIVVDDVVHTMGQITSSSQKIGDIIGVIDGIAFQTNILALNAAVEAARAGEQGRGFAVVASEVRSLAQRSATAAKEIKALIESSTTTVDQGAILVGTAGETMGEIVRSVRRVSEILEEISHASHEQSAGIEQVNRAVGEMDKVTQQNAALVEEAAAAAQSLRDQAGALREAVSGFTLPA, from the coding sequence ATGACTTTGAACCAGAAACTCAGCTCGATGATAGCTGTGCTGTGGATAGGATTGGTCCTGATCGCCGTCGCGGGCATGTGGCAATACCACGCCTCGCTAATAAAGGACCGCCGCGATCAGTTGATCGGGCTTGTCCAGGAGGGCGCAAGTGTCGTGAAGCACTATTTCGCGCTTGCCCAGCAAAATGTCATGAGCGAAGAGGAGGCGAAGAAAAGAACACTCGAGGCGCTTTCCATCTTACGGTATGGCAAAGACGGCTACCTTGCGGTAAACGATTCGCGACCCGTCATGCTTATGCATCCGTTCGCCCCCGATCTGGTCGGCAAGGATCAGTCAGGTTTCGCCGACCCCAATGGCAAGCATATCTTTCAGGATCTTGTGAAAGTCAGCGGTCAGGAGGGAGGCGGTTTCGTCAACTACGTTTGGTACAGACCCGGAGGCGCCCGTGATACGCCGGTGGAAAAGACCTCGTACGCGTGGCGATTTGCGCCGTGGGACATGATCATCGTTACCGGTATGTACATGGACGATGTCAACGCAGAATTTGTCAGCGCGCTCATCGACTGGACCATCGTCACGGGCGCGCTCGGCTTCATCGCTAGCGTGGTGATGTTCGTGGTGGTTCGCAGCGTACGGCGCGGACTTGGCGGAGACCTTGAAGTAGCGATCGAAGCAGCGAATCGTATCTCGCGAGGGGATCTGACGGTCAAGGTGTCGCTGGACGGGAACAAGAACGGGAGCCTGATGCACGCGCTTGCGACAATGCAATCAGGTCTCACAGATGCTGTCTCCCGCATAAGTGCGGGTGCCGAGAACATTAACATTGGCGCAAACGAGATCGCCGCGGGGAACATGGATCTATCACAACGCACGGAGCAGCAGGCCGCCGCGCTTGTCGAGACCGCCTCGAGCATGGACCAGATGACGGCAAACGTGAGGTCGAACGCCGACAGCGCGGCACAAGCTGCGAAGCTCGCGGGGCAGGCTGCAGATGTTGCAACGCGTGGCAGCATTGTTGTCGATGACGTCGTACACACTATGGGTCAAATCACTTCCAGTTCACAGAAGATCGGTGACATCATCGGCGTGATTGACGGAATTGCTTTCCAGACCAATATTCTTGCCCTCAATGCGGCCGTGGAAGCGGCACGTGCCGGAGAGCAAGGCCGCGGGTTTGCCGTTGTCGCCTCTGAGGTGAGGAGCCTCGCCCAACGCTCAGCAACGGCCGCCAAGGAAATCAAGGCGCTTATCGAGTCTTCGACAACTACGGTCGACCAAGGCGCGATACTCGTTGGCACCGCGGGCGAAACGATGGGCGAGATTGTGCGATCCGTGCGACGGGTGAGTGAGATTCTCGAGGAGATAAGCCATGCGTCGCACGAGCAAAGCGCCGGGATTGAGCAGGTCAACCGCGCTGTCGGAGAAATGGACAAAGTGACCCAGCAAAATGCCGCGCTCGTCGAGGAAGCCGCTGCTGCGGCGCAATCACTAAGGGACCAGGCTGGGGCGCTTCGCGAGGCAGTCTCGGGCTTCACGTTACCCGCCTGA
- a CDS encoding Nramp family divalent metal transporter: MRSLCAQRWQSFGGAKPPDASPRGRGRWVSFVGAGAMVAVGYMDPGNWATALGSGAKYGYQLLSVVLVASLMGLLLQWVASRVGVVTGRDLAQLCRERYSRRTTIFLWITCEIAIIACDVAEVVGSAVALQLLLGVSLTVGVLMSAIGTFAMLALQSRGRSPLQIVITTLILFVGLCFVIELALANPSWRGALTGLAPTPALLRDAGMVWFAAGILGATVMPHNLYLHSALVKDYNKGSNGNDQSVVQVLKGVNIDTFASLGLAFCVNASLLIVAAAVFHANGHYDVSDLADAHRLISPLVGSDWASVLFAAALLACGLNATVTGTLAGQAVMEGFLRLKSARWVRALLTRTLAIGPALLAVGAFGEHGSNQLLVASQVVLSVQLPLAVIPLVRFASDAGLMGRFRVKRIPHALAWLCAGIIVMLNVALLWQLVMDA; this comes from the coding sequence ATCCGGTCACTCTGCGCGCAACGATGGCAATCGTTTGGGGGGGCGAAACCGCCGGACGCGTCGCCACGCGGCCGTGGACGATGGGTCTCGTTTGTGGGCGCTGGTGCGATGGTGGCGGTGGGATATATGGACCCGGGCAACTGGGCGACCGCACTTGGCAGCGGGGCCAAGTACGGCTATCAATTGCTGAGTGTCGTGCTGGTGGCCAGCCTGATGGGACTACTGCTGCAATGGGTTGCGTCAAGGGTCGGTGTCGTTACTGGACGTGATCTCGCCCAGTTGTGCCGTGAACGTTACAGCCGTCGCACTACGATATTTCTCTGGATTACCTGCGAGATTGCAATCATCGCTTGTGATGTCGCTGAGGTAGTGGGCAGCGCGGTGGCGTTACAACTCCTGCTCGGCGTCTCCCTAACAGTTGGTGTGTTGATGTCCGCGATCGGCACGTTTGCGATGCTCGCCTTGCAGAGTCGCGGTCGCTCGCCGCTGCAGATCGTTATTACCACGCTCATATTGTTTGTAGGTCTTTGCTTCGTTATCGAACTCGCCCTTGCCAATCCGTCATGGCGTGGCGCACTCACGGGGCTCGCGCCGACGCCTGCGCTGTTACGCGACGCTGGCATGGTCTGGTTCGCAGCCGGAATCCTGGGTGCCACTGTGATGCCGCACAACCTGTATCTGCACTCCGCCCTTGTGAAGGATTACAACAAAGGTAGCAATGGCAATGATCAGTCCGTGGTGCAGGTCTTGAAGGGCGTAAATATTGATACGTTCGCATCCCTCGGCCTTGCTTTCTGCGTGAACGCATCGTTGCTGATTGTCGCGGCGGCGGTATTCCATGCAAACGGACATTACGATGTCAGCGATCTCGCCGATGCTCATCGCCTGATCAGCCCGCTCGTCGGCAGCGACTGGGCAAGTGTACTCTTCGCAGCAGCCCTGCTCGCCTGTGGACTGAACGCGACCGTCACAGGCACGCTCGCAGGGCAGGCGGTAATGGAGGGCTTCCTCAGGTTGAAAAGTGCGCGTTGGGTTCGAGCGCTCCTGACCCGCACTCTTGCGATTGGGCCCGCGTTACTTGCGGTGGGCGCGTTTGGCGAACATGGATCAAACCAGCTGTTGGTCGCCAGCCAGGTGGTTTTGAGCGTGCAGTTGCCGCTTGCCGTGATTCCCCTCGTGCGCTTTGCATCGGATGCTGGCCTCATGGGTCGCTTCCGCGTCAAACGGATACCGCATGCGCTGGCATGGTTGTGCGCAGGGATCATTGTGATGTTGAACGTGGCGTTGCTCTGGCAACTGGTGATGGACGCTTGA
- a CDS encoding CapA family protein: MSKVSVLATGDAMLTQRISPNPDADFLALVEMLRKTDVTITNVEMVFPGRGRMASPTMHGIPCGVEPELLSEFEWLGVDIYGMGHNHATDYGVSGLVASMEALEARGLTYAGVGRTLQEARAPRYFSAPGARVAYIAAGSSNARLCLAADPSVGDVGRPGTAPVRVQKTHYIRKERFDELREILAEAGVNVSATGTTAPGIHFPYPDKNIYDPPPPGGFAVEGVNFAPSDNSRVQTDVLERDVEAIVASVKEASRQADLVFVGLHCHEGIQGRWNTEVPAEFLQPLAHQLIDAGAHGVFAHGPHMLRGVELYAGRPICYSLGNFIFNVETFSSFPLEVYEQQGMPLTSTPADLFDVVTGYGKQPLFWESVVARFTYENGVLSDSELHPITLGRDVPRSRRGCPQLASIEDGARILTRLNELSKPFGAGLDIVREGDRYVGKIKSTK; this comes from the coding sequence GTGTCTAAAGTTAGCGTCCTTGCCACGGGCGATGCCATGCTCACGCAGCGTATCTCGCCCAATCCAGATGCTGACTTCCTCGCTCTCGTTGAGATGCTTCGGAAGACGGACGTAACTATTACCAATGTCGAGATGGTGTTCCCTGGGCGAGGTCGCATGGCCTCGCCCACCATGCACGGGATACCCTGTGGCGTCGAGCCCGAACTCCTGTCAGAGTTTGAGTGGCTTGGCGTCGACATCTACGGGATGGGGCACAATCACGCAACCGATTACGGTGTATCGGGGTTGGTGGCTTCGATGGAGGCGCTGGAGGCGCGTGGTCTGACGTATGCCGGGGTCGGCCGAACTCTGCAGGAGGCGCGCGCTCCCCGCTATTTCAGCGCACCAGGTGCCCGCGTCGCATATATAGCCGCTGGATCCAGCAACGCTCGACTCTGCCTCGCCGCAGATCCAAGCGTTGGCGACGTAGGCCGCCCTGGTACAGCCCCGGTTCGCGTGCAAAAGACCCACTACATCAGGAAGGAGCGGTTCGACGAACTGCGTGAGATCCTCGCGGAAGCGGGCGTCAATGTCTCGGCGACGGGAACGACCGCCCCCGGAATTCACTTCCCTTATCCGGACAAGAACATCTATGACCCGCCGCCGCCAGGTGGCTTCGCGGTCGAGGGTGTCAATTTCGCACCGAGCGACAACTCGCGCGTTCAGACCGACGTTCTGGAACGTGACGTTGAAGCAATCGTCGCCTCCGTGAAAGAAGCATCTCGCCAGGCTGACCTCGTTTTTGTCGGACTTCACTGCCACGAAGGGATTCAGGGACGCTGGAACACCGAGGTCCCTGCAGAATTTTTGCAGCCCCTCGCTCACCAACTGATCGACGCCGGCGCCCACGGGGTCTTTGCGCACGGGCCGCACATGCTGCGCGGCGTCGAGCTTTACGCGGGGCGGCCGATCTGTTATTCGCTCGGCAATTTCATTTTTAATGTGGAGACGTTTTCGTCTTTCCCGCTCGAAGTCTACGAGCAGCAGGGAATGCCGTTGACGTCCACGCCGGCAGATCTGTTCGATGTGGTCACCGGATATGGAAAGCAGCCGCTGTTCTGGGAATCGGTGGTAGCACGCTTTACCTACGAAAACGGCGTTCTATCCGACAGCGAACTTCATCCCATCACGCTCGGCCGCGATGTCCCGCGAAGCCGGCGCGGATGTCCGCAACTCGCCTCTATCGAAGATGGCGCCCGCATTCTCACAAGGCTGAACGAACTCTCGAAGCCTTTTGGGGCTGGTTTGGATATCGTCCGCGAGGGAGATCGATACGTCGGCAAGATCAAGTCGACAAAATGA